The following proteins are encoded in a genomic region of Kosakonia oryzae:
- a CDS encoding DUF3053 domain-containing protein translates to MATGKSCSRWFAPLAALLMVVSLSGCFDKEGDQRKAFIDFLQNTAMRSSERLPALTADQKKQFGPFVSDYAVIYGYSQQVNQAMDSGLRPVVDSVNAIRVPQDYMTQREPLRQANGSLGVLSQQLQNAKMQADASHAALKQADDLKPVFDQVYTKVVTNPANALQPLIPAAQVFTQQLVQVGDFIAQQNTQVSFVANGIQFPTSQQASQYNALIAPLAAQHQAFNQAWTATINATQQ, encoded by the coding sequence ATGGCGACAGGAAAGTCCTGCTCTCGCTGGTTTGCGCCTCTTGCGGCGTTATTAATGGTAGTTAGCCTGAGTGGGTGTTTCGATAAAGAAGGCGATCAACGCAAGGCGTTTATCGACTTCCTGCAAAATACGGCGATGCGTAGCAGCGAACGTCTGCCCGCTCTGACGGCAGATCAGAAAAAACAGTTCGGCCCGTTTGTCTCTGATTATGCTGTGATTTATGGCTATTCCCAGCAGGTGAACCAGGCGATGGATTCCGGTCTGCGTCCGGTAGTGGATAGCGTTAACGCCATCCGCGTACCGCAGGACTATATGACCCAGCGTGAACCGCTTCGTCAGGCCAATGGCTCGCTCGGCGTACTCAGCCAGCAATTGCAGAATGCGAAAATGCAGGCAGATGCTTCCCATGCGGCATTAAAGCAGGCGGACGATCTCAAGCCGGTGTTTGACCAGGTGTATACCAAAGTGGTCACCAATCCGGCTAACGCGCTGCAACCGCTGATCCCGGCGGCGCAGGTCTTTACTCAGCAACTGGTGCAGGTGGGCGACTTTATTGCCCAGCAGAATACGCAGGTGAGCTTTGTTGCCAACGGCATCCAGTTCCCGACGTCCCAGCAGGCCAGCCAGTATAACGCGCTGATTGCTCCGCTCGCGGCGCAGCATCAGGCGTTCAACCAGGCCTGGACCGCGACCATTAACGCCACGCAGCAGTAA
- the ghrB gene encoding glyoxylate/hydroxypyruvate reductase GhrB, with translation MKPSIILYKALPDDLQQRLAEHFTVTQVANLKPETVQQHAEAFATAQGLLGSSEKVDAALLEKMPQLRATSTVSVGYDNFDVDALNARKILLMHTPTVLTETVADTIMALVLSSARRVVEVAGRVKAGEWTSGIGADWFGVDVHHKTMGIIGMGRIGLALAQRAHFGFGMPILYNARRHHAEAETRFQARYCDLDTLLQESDFVCLVLPLTEETHHLIGKAQFEMMKKSAIFINAGRGPVVDENALVEALQNGEIHAAGLDVFEKEPLPVDSPLLSLPNVVALPHIGSATHETRYNMAACAVDNLIDALNGKVEKNCVNPQVAG, from the coding sequence ATGAAGCCGTCTATCATCCTGTACAAAGCCTTACCCGATGATCTGCAACAACGTCTGGCCGAGCATTTCACCGTAACCCAGGTTGCCAACCTGAAACCGGAAACGGTGCAACAGCACGCTGAGGCTTTCGCCACTGCGCAAGGGCTGCTGGGTTCCAGCGAGAAAGTCGATGCTGCGCTGCTGGAGAAAATGCCGCAGCTGCGCGCGACGTCAACGGTCTCGGTAGGCTATGACAACTTTGATGTGGACGCGCTGAACGCACGTAAGATTTTATTGATGCATACCCCGACCGTGCTGACGGAAACGGTCGCCGATACCATTATGGCGCTGGTGCTGAGCAGCGCTCGCCGCGTGGTAGAGGTCGCCGGGCGGGTAAAAGCGGGGGAATGGACATCCGGCATTGGCGCAGACTGGTTCGGCGTCGATGTGCATCACAAAACAATGGGCATTATCGGGATGGGTCGTATCGGTCTGGCGCTGGCGCAACGGGCGCACTTCGGTTTCGGCATGCCGATTCTCTATAACGCACGTCGCCATCACGCCGAAGCGGAAACGCGCTTCCAGGCGCGCTATTGCGATCTCGATACCCTGTTGCAGGAGTCCGACTTTGTATGTCTGGTGCTGCCGCTGACCGAAGAGACGCATCATCTGATCGGAAAAGCACAGTTTGAAATGATGAAAAAATCGGCGATTTTCATTAATGCCGGACGCGGCCCGGTAGTCGATGAAAATGCGCTGGTGGAAGCCCTGCAAAACGGCGAGATTCATGCAGCCGGGCTGGACGTCTTCGAGAAAGAGCCGCTGCCCGTTGATTCGCCGCTGCTGTCACTGCCCAACGTCGTGGCGCTGCCGCACATCGGCTCCGCAACGCACGAGACACGCTACAACATGGCGGCCTGCGCGGTGGATAATCTGATTGACGCGCTCAATGGCAAGGTGGAGAAAAACTGCGTCAATCCGCAGGTCGCTGGCTGA
- a CDS encoding MFS transporter — MSNATNSSKRWLYIMPIVFITYSLAYLDRANFSFASAAGINDDLGITKGISSLLGALFFLGYFFFQIPGAIYAERRSVRKLIFICLILWGGCASLTGIVSNIPMLAAIRFILGVVEAAVMPAMLIYISNWFTKSERSRANTFLILGNPVTVLWMSVVSGYLIQAFGWREMFIIEGIPAVIWAFCWWVLVKDKPAQVAWLSSDEKAALQAQLEKEQQGIKAVRNYSEAFRSRNVVLLCLQYFAWSIGVYGFVLWLPSIIRSGGENLGMVEVGWLSAVPYLAATLAMILASWASDKLQNRKLFVWPLLLIGAFAFIGSWAVGANHFWVSYTLLVIAGAAMYAPYGPFFAIIPEMLPRNVAGGAMALINSMGALGSFCGSWVVGYLNGATGSPSASYIFMGVALFASVWLTLIVKPANNKQIPAGAPSQGRTA; from the coding sequence ATGAGTAACGCGACAAATTCGTCCAAACGCTGGCTGTACATCATGCCGATTGTATTTATCACCTACAGTCTGGCGTATCTCGACCGTGCGAACTTCAGTTTCGCCTCCGCCGCCGGTATCAATGACGACCTGGGCATCACCAAAGGCATCTCTTCGCTGCTCGGCGCACTCTTCTTTCTCGGCTACTTCTTTTTCCAGATCCCCGGCGCGATTTATGCAGAGCGCCGCAGCGTCCGCAAACTGATTTTTATCTGCCTGATTTTGTGGGGCGGCTGTGCGTCGTTAACCGGTATCGTCAGCAATATCCCGATGCTGGCCGCCATCCGCTTTATTCTCGGCGTGGTGGAAGCGGCGGTCATGCCCGCGATGCTTATCTATATCAGCAACTGGTTTACCAAATCGGAACGCTCGCGCGCCAATACCTTCTTAATCCTCGGCAACCCGGTAACGGTACTGTGGATGTCGGTGGTGTCCGGCTATCTGATCCAGGCTTTCGGCTGGCGCGAAATGTTCATTATTGAAGGCATTCCGGCTGTGATTTGGGCGTTTTGCTGGTGGGTGCTGGTGAAAGACAAACCGGCGCAGGTAGCGTGGCTCTCCAGCGATGAGAAAGCGGCGTTGCAGGCCCAGCTTGAAAAAGAGCAGCAGGGCATCAAAGCCGTGCGTAATTACAGTGAAGCCTTCCGCTCACGGAATGTCGTTCTGCTGTGCCTGCAATACTTCGCCTGGAGCATTGGCGTATACGGTTTTGTGCTGTGGCTGCCGTCAATTATTCGCAGCGGCGGCGAAAACCTCGGCATGGTTGAAGTGGGCTGGCTCTCTGCCGTTCCGTACCTTGCTGCAACGCTGGCAATGATACTGGCCTCCTGGGCTTCCGATAAACTGCAAAACCGTAAACTGTTTGTCTGGCCGCTGCTGCTGATTGGCGCATTCGCCTTTATCGGTTCATGGGCGGTGGGTGCCAACCATTTCTGGGTCTCTTATACCCTGCTGGTGATCGCCGGTGCCGCAATGTATGCCCCGTACGGGCCGTTCTTCGCCATCATCCCGGAAATGCTGCCGCGCAACGTCGCCGGTGGCGCGATGGCGCTGATTAATAGCATGGGCGCGCTTGGCTCATTCTGCGGTTCGTGGGTGGTAGGTTACCTGAATGGCGCAACCGGCAGCCCGTCGGCCTCGTACATTTTCATGGGGGTAGCGCTTTTCGCCTCTGTGTGGCTTACTTTAATTGTTAAGCCTGCTAACAATAAGCAGATTCCGGCAGGCGCACCATCACAAGGGAGAACCGCATGA
- a CDS encoding sugar kinase, with protein sequence MHNALDVITIGEAMAMFVATETGDLAEAGHFIKRAAGAELNVATGLSRLGLKVSWVSRVGDDSFGRFILNTLRQEGIDTRCVTLDGRFATGFQLKSKAENGTDPIVEYFRKGSAASHLSPEDFNADIFSQARHLHVSGVAAALSATSYALLEHAVARMKAQNKTISFDPNLRPVLWNSEAEMVEKLNRLAFQSDWVLPGLKEGVILTGQRTSEGIADFYLQRGVQAVVIKTGADGAWFKTASGEQGAMPPVKVENVVDTVGAGDGFAVGVLSALLEGKTLPEAVRRGNAIGAMAIQVPGDSEGLPTRAQLGAL encoded by the coding sequence ATGCATAACGCGCTGGATGTCATCACCATTGGCGAAGCGATGGCCATGTTTGTCGCCACCGAAACCGGCGACCTCGCCGAGGCCGGACACTTTATTAAACGCGCGGCAGGCGCAGAACTGAATGTGGCGACCGGCCTGTCGCGATTGGGGTTGAAAGTCAGTTGGGTCAGCCGCGTCGGCGATGACAGCTTCGGGCGTTTCATCCTCAATACGCTGCGCCAGGAGGGAATTGATACCCGTTGCGTGACGCTGGATGGGCGCTTCGCTACCGGCTTTCAGCTTAAATCTAAAGCTGAAAATGGAACCGATCCCATCGTGGAGTATTTCCGTAAGGGCTCGGCGGCCAGCCATCTGTCGCCGGAGGATTTTAATGCCGACATCTTTAGCCAGGCGCGCCATTTGCACGTTAGCGGCGTGGCGGCTGCGCTATCGGCAACCTCCTATGCGCTGCTGGAACATGCCGTCGCGCGGATGAAAGCACAAAACAAAACCATTTCGTTCGATCCGAATCTGCGCCCGGTGTTGTGGAACAGCGAAGCGGAGATGGTGGAGAAACTGAACCGCCTCGCCTTTCAGTCCGATTGGGTTCTGCCAGGGTTGAAAGAGGGCGTCATTCTGACCGGCCAGCGCACGTCGGAAGGGATCGCCGATTTCTACCTGCAACGCGGCGTTCAGGCGGTGGTGATCAAAACGGGCGCCGATGGCGCATGGTTTAAAACCGCCAGCGGCGAGCAGGGCGCGATGCCGCCGGTCAAAGTGGAAAATGTTGTCGATACGGTCGGTGCCGGGGATGGTTTCGCCGTGGGCGTACTGAGCGCGCTGCTGGAAGGTAAAACACTGCCTGAAGCGGTACGCCGGGGTAACGCCATCGGCGCGATGGCCATTCAGGTGCCGGGCGACAGCGAAGGATTGCCGACACGCGCGCAGTTGGGCGCGTTGTAG
- a CDS encoding sugar phosphate isomerase/epimerase family protein has product MSREIIVVTAAYGHDTIHTMGGQMALLPVIAAAGADGVEIRRELLSSEEIDRLSSLAFAIEMHNLQACYSAPEPLCLADGALNPHLPALLHEAHMLKARWLKVSLGHFTDQAVLATLRDWLLTSPVPLVVENDQTDCGKLAPMLRFKAACHTLALPVTLTFDTGNWLWVGDSPEEAARHLAPAVSYIHVKAAVAHGHTFRAVPPDEADARWLALLDNLPADAPRGIEFPLQGDDLIAVTRHYVELLRKEPRHA; this is encoded by the coding sequence ATGTCGAGAGAAATTATCGTTGTTACCGCCGCATACGGTCATGACACGATCCACACCATGGGCGGGCAGATGGCCCTGCTGCCGGTTATCGCCGCCGCCGGGGCTGACGGTGTAGAAATCCGCCGCGAGTTGCTGAGCAGCGAGGAGATCGACCGTTTGTCCTCGCTGGCGTTCGCCATTGAAATGCACAATCTGCAAGCCTGTTATTCCGCGCCGGAGCCGCTGTGCCTGGCGGATGGCGCGCTCAATCCTCATTTACCCGCTTTGCTGCACGAAGCTCACATGCTGAAAGCCCGCTGGTTGAAAGTCTCACTGGGCCATTTTACCGATCAAGCGGTACTGGCAACGCTGCGCGACTGGCTGCTGACCAGCCCGGTGCCGCTGGTGGTGGAAAACGACCAGACGGACTGCGGCAAACTTGCGCCGATGCTGCGCTTTAAAGCCGCCTGCCATACCCTCGCGCTGCCGGTGACGCTGACATTCGATACCGGCAACTGGTTGTGGGTCGGTGATTCACCCGAAGAAGCCGCCCGCCATCTGGCACCCGCAGTCAGCTATATCCACGTCAAAGCGGCTGTCGCTCACGGGCACACTTTCCGCGCCGTACCGCCGGATGAAGCCGATGCCCGCTGGCTGGCGCTGCTGGATAACCTGCCCGCCGACGCGCCGCGCGGTATTGAATTTCCCCTGCAGGGCGACGACCTGATCGCCGTTACCCGTCATTACGTTGAACTGTTACGTAAGGAGCCACGCCATGCATAA
- a CDS encoding LacI family DNA-binding transcriptional regulator — MAKTARPTISDVAKAAKTGKTSISRYLNGERHLLSAALLARIEQAIADLDYRPSLMARGLKRGRTRLIGLIIADITNPYSVHVLSGIEAACREKGFTPLVCNTNNELDQELHYLDLLRSYQVEGIVVNAVGMREEGLNRLQQSALPMVLIDRKIPDFACDVVGLDNTQAATTATEHLIEQGFEALLFLSEPLGTVNTRRERLSAFRATLARYPGVVAENAEVPLHEAALLDNALRQFHARHRGMRKAVISANGALTLQVARSLKRIGLNWGSDIGLLGFDELEWAELAGVGITTLKQPTWQIGYAAVEQVVRRIEGQSDTVREQVFSGELIVRGSTSR; from the coding sequence ATGGCGAAAACGGCACGCCCAACCATCAGCGATGTGGCAAAAGCAGCGAAAACGGGGAAAACCAGCATTTCACGTTACCTTAACGGTGAAAGACATCTGCTGTCGGCTGCCTTGCTGGCGCGTATTGAGCAGGCCATAGCCGATCTGGATTATCGCCCAAGCCTGATGGCGCGCGGTCTTAAGCGCGGTCGAACCCGGCTTATCGGCCTGATCATCGCCGATATCACCAACCCCTATTCAGTGCATGTGCTAAGCGGCATCGAAGCGGCCTGCCGGGAAAAAGGGTTTACGCCGCTGGTCTGTAATACCAACAACGAGCTGGATCAGGAGCTACATTACCTCGACCTGCTGCGCAGTTATCAGGTGGAAGGCATCGTAGTGAATGCGGTCGGCATGCGTGAAGAGGGATTAAACCGGCTGCAACAATCCGCCCTGCCAATGGTACTGATTGACCGTAAAATCCCTGATTTCGCCTGCGATGTGGTGGGGCTGGATAACACCCAGGCTGCCACCACGGCCACAGAGCACCTGATTGAGCAGGGCTTTGAAGCATTACTCTTTCTCAGCGAACCGCTGGGAACGGTAAACACCCGTCGCGAGCGGCTCAGCGCCTTTCGCGCTACCCTCGCCCGCTATCCGGGCGTGGTGGCGGAAAACGCCGAAGTGCCGCTGCATGAAGCTGCACTACTGGACAATGCCCTGCGCCAGTTCCATGCCCGCCACCGTGGGATGCGCAAAGCGGTGATCTCCGCCAACGGCGCGCTGACCTTACAGGTCGCGCGATCGCTCAAACGCATCGGCCTGAACTGGGGCAGCGACATTGGCCTGCTCGGTTTTGATGAGCTGGAGTGGGCCGAGCTGGCGGGCGTAGGCATTACCACGCTTAAACAGCCAACCTGGCAAATCGGTTATGCCGCTGTAGAACAGGTGGTACGGCGCATTGAAGGCCAGAGCGACACGGTGCGCGAGCAGGTATTTTCCGGCGAACTGATCGTCCGCGGCTCCACGTCTCGTTAA
- a CDS encoding molybdopterin guanine dinucleotide-containing S/N-oxide reductase has translation MLVDTDGENVLASRGALPTRHPNSLQTVVQEQVHSPTRVRYPMVRKGFLASPTNPQGVRGQDEFVRVSWDDALALIHAQHKRIRDSYGPSSIFAGSYGWRSNGVLHKAATLLQRYMSLAGGYTGHLGDYSTGAAQAIMPHVVGSNEVYQQQTSWPLILEHSEVVVLWSANPLNTLKIAWNATDEQGIPYFDALRKSGKRVICIDPMRSETVDFFGDSMEWIAPHMGTDVALMLGIAHTLVENGWQDDDFLTRCTEGYSTFAAYLTGEQDGVAKTAEWAAEICGIDAAKIRELAQLFHENNTMLMSGWGMQRQQYGEQKHWMLVTLAAMLGQIGTPGGGFGLSYHFANGGNPTRRAAVLASMQGTVQGGVDAVDKIPVARIVEALENPGAPYQHNGMDRHFPQIRFVWWAGGANFTHHQDTNRLIRAWQKPELVVISECFWTAAAKHADIVLPATTSFERNDLTMTGDYSNQHLVPMKRVVAPQYEARDDWEVFAELSERWETGGRERFTEGKSELQWLETFYNIAAERGASQQVTLPPFAEFWAANQLIEMPESEQNARFVRFADFRRDPAQFPLKTPSGKIEIFSERIRSFGYADCPPHPMWLEPDEWHGNAEPDQLQVLSAHPAHRLHSQLNFTRLREQYAVAGHEPITLHPADAQARGIVAGDVVRVWNARGQVLAGAVVTEGIKPGVICIHEGAWPDLEPAAGGICKNGAVNVLTKDLPSSRLGNGCAGNTALAWVEKYTGPALTLTAFDPPASS, from the coding sequence ATGCTGGTCGATACCGACGGTGAAAATGTGCTCGCTTCTCGCGGCGCGCTACCGACTCGCCACCCTAACTCACTGCAAACCGTGGTGCAGGAGCAGGTGCACAGCCCGACGCGCGTGCGCTACCCGATGGTGCGCAAAGGCTTTCTCGCTTCGCCGACAAATCCGCAGGGTGTGCGCGGGCAGGATGAATTTGTGCGCGTGAGCTGGGACGATGCGTTGGCGCTGATCCACGCCCAGCACAAACGGATTCGCGACAGCTACGGCCCGTCGTCTATTTTTGCCGGTTCCTACGGCTGGCGATCCAACGGCGTGCTGCATAAAGCGGCGACGCTGCTGCAACGCTATATGAGCCTGGCGGGCGGTTACACGGGTCATCTGGGCGACTATTCCACCGGCGCGGCGCAGGCGATCATGCCGCATGTCGTCGGCAGCAACGAAGTCTATCAGCAACAGACCAGTTGGCCGCTGATTCTGGAGCACAGCGAAGTGGTGGTGCTGTGGAGCGCGAACCCGCTCAACACCCTGAAAATTGCCTGGAATGCGACTGATGAACAGGGCATTCCTTATTTTGATGCGCTGCGTAAAAGCGGCAAGCGGGTGATCTGTATCGATCCGATGCGATCGGAGACCGTCGATTTCTTTGGCGACAGCATGGAGTGGATTGCTCCGCATATGGGAACCGACGTCGCACTGATGCTGGGCATCGCCCATACACTGGTGGAAAACGGCTGGCAGGATGACGATTTCCTGACCCGTTGTACAGAAGGTTACTCTACGTTTGCTGCCTACCTGACCGGCGAGCAGGACGGCGTCGCGAAAACGGCAGAATGGGCAGCGGAAATTTGCGGCATTGATGCGGCGAAAATCCGCGAACTGGCGCAACTTTTCCATGAAAATAACACCATGCTGATGTCCGGCTGGGGTATGCAGCGCCAGCAGTATGGCGAGCAGAAACACTGGATGCTGGTCACGCTCGCTGCGATGCTCGGGCAGATTGGCACGCCCGGCGGCGGTTTTGGTCTCTCTTACCATTTTGCCAACGGCGGTAACCCGACACGGCGCGCAGCCGTGCTGGCATCGATGCAGGGCACGGTGCAGGGCGGTGTTGACGCGGTGGATAAAATCCCGGTGGCCCGTATTGTGGAAGCACTGGAAAACCCCGGCGCGCCGTATCAGCACAATGGTATGGACAGGCACTTCCCGCAGATCCGTTTTGTCTGGTGGGCCGGCGGTGCGAACTTTACCCATCATCAGGATACCAATCGCCTGATCCGCGCCTGGCAGAAGCCGGAGCTGGTGGTGATTTCGGAGTGTTTCTGGACGGCAGCGGCGAAGCATGCGGACATCGTTCTGCCTGCCACCACCTCGTTTGAGCGCAACGATCTGACGATGACCGGCGATTACAGCAATCAACATCTGGTGCCGATGAAGCGCGTGGTCGCTCCGCAGTATGAAGCGCGTGATGACTGGGAGGTGTTTGCCGAGCTGAGTGAGCGCTGGGAAACGGGTGGCCGCGAGCGTTTTACCGAGGGCAAAAGCGAGCTTCAGTGGCTGGAAACCTTTTACAATATTGCCGCTGAGCGCGGTGCCAGCCAGCAGGTGACGCTACCGCCGTTTGCCGAATTCTGGGCAGCAAACCAGCTGATTGAGATGCCGGAAAGCGAGCAGAACGCCCGTTTTGTGCGCTTTGCCGATTTCCGTCGCGATCCTGCACAGTTCCCGCTGAAGACGCCGAGCGGCAAAATCGAAATCTTCTCGGAGCGCATTCGTAGTTTTGGCTACGCTGATTGTCCGCCGCATCCGATGTGGCTGGAGCCGGACGAATGGCACGGCAATGCCGAACCGGATCAGCTGCAGGTGCTGTCGGCTCATCCGGCGCATCGCCTGCACAGCCAGCTAAACTTTACCCGTTTACGTGAACAGTATGCTGTTGCAGGCCACGAGCCCATTACCCTGCATCCCGCCGATGCGCAGGCGCGCGGAATTGTCGCGGGCGATGTCGTGCGCGTCTGGAATGCGCGCGGGCAGGTTCTGGCGGGGGCGGTGGTGACCGAGGGTATCAAGCCTGGCGTGATCTGTATTCACGAAGGCGCCTGGCCAGATCTGGAGCCTGCGGCGGGCGGCATCTGTAAAAACGGCGCCGTGAACGTGCTGACCAAAGATCTGCCCAGCTCGCGCCTGGGCAATGGTTGTGCAGGAAACACGGCGCTGGCGTGGGTAGAGAAATATACCGGCCCGGCGCTTACGCTGACGGCCTTTGATCCGCCTGCCAGTTCATGA
- a CDS encoding N-acetyltransferase, translated as MIRAWHSRDLSPLLTLWMESTCFAHPFIDTRYWQESEALVRNAYLPSAKTWVWEANGELEGFISVMDEQFIGALFVRPAAIGQGIGKALMNHVKQRFRWLSLEVYQKNERAVKFYHAQGFRIEESAWQEETCHPTWIMNWQADQRPSA; from the coding sequence ATGATCCGCGCGTGGCATAGCCGGGATTTATCGCCGCTGCTGACACTGTGGATGGAAAGCACCTGTTTTGCTCATCCGTTTATCGACACGCGCTACTGGCAGGAGAGCGAAGCGCTGGTGCGCAATGCCTATCTCCCATCGGCGAAAACCTGGGTCTGGGAAGCGAATGGCGAACTGGAAGGGTTTATCAGCGTGATGGATGAACAATTTATCGGGGCGCTGTTCGTGCGCCCTGCCGCCATTGGCCAGGGAATTGGCAAAGCGCTGATGAATCACGTCAAACAGCGCTTTCGTTGGCTAAGCCTCGAGGTGTACCAGAAAAACGAACGGGCGGTGAAGTTCTACCATGCGCAGGGCTTTCGTATTGAAGAGAGCGCCTGGCAGGAAGAGACCTGCCACCCGACGTGGATCATGAACTGGCAGGCGGATCAAAGGCCGTCAGCGTAA
- the tag gene encoding DNA-3-methyladenine glycosylase I: MQRCGWVTQDPLYLTYHDTEWGVAQRDGKKLFEMICLEGQQAGLSWITVLKKRENYRAAFHQFDPERVAAMSAEDVEILLQNAGIIRHRGKIEAIIGNARAYLAMAQNGESFSEFVWGFVDNTPQITQAATLGEIPTSTAASDALSKALKKRGFKFVGTTICYSFMQACGLVNDHITGCFCHPGGLHDPRVA, from the coding sequence ATGCAGCGTTGTGGTTGGGTTACTCAGGATCCTCTGTATCTCACGTACCATGATACCGAGTGGGGTGTCGCGCAAAGGGACGGTAAAAAGCTGTTTGAAATGATCTGCCTGGAAGGGCAACAGGCCGGGCTGTCATGGATTACCGTATTGAAAAAACGGGAAAATTATCGCGCGGCTTTTCATCAATTCGACCCTGAACGCGTAGCCGCGATGAGCGCAGAAGATGTGGAGATTCTGCTGCAAAATGCCGGCATCATTCGCCATCGCGGCAAGATAGAAGCCATTATTGGCAACGCCCGCGCATACCTGGCGATGGCGCAAAACGGCGAGTCATTTTCAGAATTTGTCTGGGGGTTTGTCGATAACACACCGCAAATCACCCAGGCGGCGACGCTCGGCGAAATTCCAACCTCGACAGCAGCGTCAGATGCTTTATCAAAGGCGCTGAAAAAGCGCGGCTTTAAATTCGTCGGCACCACCATTTGCTACTCGTTTATGCAGGCCTGTGGTCTGGTCAATGACCATATTACTGGCTGCTTTTGCCACCCCGGAGGCCTGCATGATCCGCGCGTGGCATAG
- a CDS encoding autotransporter domain-containing protein, protein MKINNSGLSLALLPACLLFVQTAAAWQQEYIVTDPQSTAPERYTWDSERQPRYNDILEERIRSAQNSPGIALNLPDDTPLDPISTMSIGWNIPLVSRVTTGPVAAWHYDGSATSMYNEFGDSATTAQYSDPLWHASVSSLGWRVDSRFGDLRPWAQISFNQQFGDNVWKSQSGLNRLTAANQYGNWMDVTLGADMLLNPHFAAYASLSQSENVTLGQHYLYSMGVSARF, encoded by the coding sequence ATGAAAATAAATAACAGTGGCCTTTCGCTGGCGCTATTGCCTGCGTGTCTGCTCTTTGTTCAGACGGCGGCGGCGTGGCAGCAAGAATATATTGTTACCGACCCGCAAAGTACTGCGCCCGAACGCTATACCTGGGATAGCGAGCGACAACCCCGTTATAACGATATTCTGGAAGAGCGTATCCGCTCTGCGCAAAATTCGCCGGGTATTGCGCTGAATTTGCCGGATGACACACCGTTAGATCCGATTAGCACCATGAGTATTGGCTGGAATATTCCGCTGGTCAGCCGCGTGACCACCGGCCCGGTTGCGGCCTGGCATTACGATGGCTCAGCCACGTCAATGTATAACGAATTTGGCGACAGCGCGACCACCGCGCAGTACAGCGATCCTTTATGGCACGCCAGTGTTAGCTCGCTTGGATGGCGCGTAGACAGCCGTTTTGGCGACCTTCGCCCGTGGGCGCAAATCAGCTTCAATCAACAGTTCGGCGATAATGTCTGGAAAAGCCAGTCCGGCCTTAATCGCTTAACGGCGGCGAACCAGTACGGTAACTGGATGGATGTGACCTTAGGTGCCGATATGCTGTTGAACCCGCACTTCGCTGCTTATGCGTCGTTATCGCAGTCGGAAAATGTAACGCTGGGGCAACATTATTTATACAGTATGGGCGTTAGTGCACGTTTTTGA